In a genomic window of Mycolicibacter heraklionensis:
- a CDS encoding helix-turn-helix domain-containing protein translates to MTLAADRRRGPLPRQPSGETDRPVEFWPTSAIRAALQTGDIATWQLIVVALKRDPYGRTARQVEEVLEGTESFGIAKALSEVLARTRAHLEANERAEVGRHMRVLIERSGLSQQEFASRVGVPADTLGEYLSGAVSPPASLMIRMRRLSDRFVKLHTREAPDVV, encoded by the coding sequence GTGACGTTGGCCGCGGACCGACGCCGCGGGCCGCTGCCTCGGCAGCCGTCCGGCGAGACCGACCGGCCGGTCGAGTTCTGGCCCACGTCGGCGATTCGCGCTGCGCTGCAGACCGGTGACATCGCCACCTGGCAGCTCATCGTGGTGGCACTCAAGCGCGACCCCTACGGCCGCACCGCACGCCAGGTTGAGGAGGTGCTGGAGGGCACCGAATCCTTCGGCATCGCCAAGGCCCTGTCGGAGGTCCTGGCCCGCACCCGCGCGCACCTGGAGGCCAACGAGCGCGCGGAGGTCGGCCGCCACATGCGGGTGCTGATCGAACGGTCGGGTCTGAGCCAGCAGGAGTTCGCCTCGCGGGTCGGGGTTCCCGCCGACACACTCGGGGAATACCTCAGCGGCGCGGTCAGCCCGCCGGCCTCGCTGATGATCCGGATGCGCCGACTGTCAGATCGTTTCGTCAAGCTGCACACCCGCGAGGCGCCCGACGTCGTTTGA
- a CDS encoding AI-2E family transporter gives MSASADESVHPTVRKAAAWAWRLLVLFAAALVVLLIMRRLEVIVVPVAIAMMMSALLLPGVDWLSRHGVQRGLAVFLLLLGGLAVLAGLLSFVVDQFIDGVPELVEQVTQVINSTQHWLVEGPLHLSSEQIDSAGDTVVNGLRNNQAKLTSGALSTAETVTKIFTGAFVVLFTLIFFLYGGRDIWRFTVKFFPSQVRERVHAAGVAGFESLIGYVRATFLVALVDALGIGIGLAVMAVPLALPLASLVFLGAFIPLVGAVLTGLLAVLVALIAKGWIYALVTLGLIIAVNQLEAHVLQPLVMGRAVSIHPLAVVLGISTGGILAGIVGALLAVPTIAFIDRAVRVLIGAPDSDSLDVTEPDVADPETEEVSTDPPDAAVQPR, from the coding sequence ATGTCAGCCAGCGCAGACGAATCCGTACATCCGACGGTGCGCAAGGCGGCGGCGTGGGCCTGGCGTTTGCTGGTGCTGTTCGCCGCGGCGCTGGTGGTGCTGCTGATCATGCGGCGCCTCGAAGTGATTGTCGTCCCCGTGGCGATCGCCATGATGATGTCGGCTCTGCTGCTGCCCGGCGTGGACTGGCTGTCCCGACACGGGGTACAGCGCGGGCTCGCGGTCTTCCTGCTGCTGCTCGGCGGCTTGGCGGTGCTCGCCGGGCTGCTGAGCTTCGTCGTCGATCAGTTCATCGACGGGGTGCCCGAACTGGTCGAGCAGGTCACCCAGGTGATCAACTCGACCCAGCACTGGCTGGTCGAGGGGCCGCTACATCTGAGCAGTGAGCAGATCGACAGTGCCGGCGACACCGTGGTCAACGGCCTGCGCAACAACCAGGCCAAGCTGACCAGCGGCGCGCTGTCGACGGCAGAGACCGTCACCAAGATCTTCACCGGCGCCTTCGTCGTGCTGTTCACGCTGATCTTCTTCCTCTACGGCGGCCGTGACATCTGGCGGTTCACGGTGAAGTTCTTCCCGAGCCAGGTGCGCGAGCGGGTGCACGCAGCCGGCGTCGCGGGATTCGAATCACTGATCGGCTATGTGCGGGCCACCTTCCTGGTGGCGCTGGTCGACGCCCTCGGAATCGGCATCGGCTTGGCCGTCATGGCCGTGCCGTTGGCGTTGCCGCTGGCCTCGCTGGTGTTCCTGGGGGCGTTCATTCCGCTGGTCGGTGCGGTGCTCACCGGTTTGCTGGCCGTGCTGGTCGCGCTGATCGCCAAGGGCTGGATCTACGCCCTGGTCACCCTGGGGCTGATCATCGCGGTCAACCAACTGGAAGCCCATGTACTGCAGCCGCTGGTCATGGGACGTGCCGTCTCGATCCACCCGCTGGCGGTGGTGTTGGGCATCTCCACCGGCGGAATCCTGGCCGGAATCGTCGGCGCGCTGCTCGCCGTCCCGACGATCGCCTTCATCGACCGGGCGGTACGGGTGCTGATCGGAGCCCCGGACTCAGACTCGCTGGACGTCACGGAACCCGACGTGGCGGACCCGGAGACCGAGGAGGTCAGTACCGACCCTCCCGACGCAGCAGTTCAGCCGCGCTGA
- a CDS encoding MMPL family transporter, which produces MMRFSNNLRRFRWVVFTGWLLAVLVALYLAGTQSGHLTGGGFEVQGSQSLHVQYQLEDHFPEQGASPLALVAAPRADATYRDMKDAVALLQRTASEVPSVTVLPDTTQPPPRPDRPYVVSLRVDFNNTGAVDVAKKLRTKLGVDGEHPGRIANGSVNLYVIGQGALGAAASAKTKQDIGKAERWNLPIVLIVLLAVFGSLAAAAIPLALGIGTVIVTMGLVYLLSMFTAMSVFVTSTVSMFGIALAIDYSLFILMRYREELRAGRQPQEAVDAAMATSGLAVVLSGLTVVASLTGIYLINTPVLVSMATGAILSVSVAVLASVSLTPVVLAVFGRAVAKRSAMLHWARSPQTAQSRFWTSWTASVMRRPWVSALVAAGFLLALAAPALSLSLGNSMLRQFDSSHEIRGGVAAAAQALGPGALGPIRVLVTIPGANASAPAHAKTFAAIRREMTQAPHIASVSPPVFGNDNSSGLLSAVLSVDPEDMAARTTVDWMREHLPAAAGSPAVQVDVGGPTALIKDFDDRVAAAEPVVLIFVALIAFLMLLVSIQSVFLALKGVVMTVLSVAAAYGSLVMVFQWGWLERFGFASSGSIDTFIPPLVLAMTFGLSMDYEIFLLTRIRERFLQTGNTHDAVAYGVSTSARTITSAALIMIAVFIGFAFAGMPLVAELGVACAVAIAVDATVVRLVLVPALMAMFAEWNWWLPRWLARILPSVDFEKPLPTVDLGDVVVIPDDISALITPSADLRVVVKSAARLKGLVPDAICVSDPLALRGCGVAEVVTSKIEALPVSTPAAGPSPAGGRSRSHALARLAGGWQARTGTDRAQPRTIRPVHPVTVWRRRLAVALDALETESWAANEIGLDVPALTRCRPMETAAVQLPTGDRLQIPTGAETLRLAGYLVLARNSARDYAGLAELADALGPKTVAGALTGIDAYYSGQPADGHWMATQLVCRLADPEPTARGDYASGDDALGASTDWEHVQGRCLAVAVAMLEEAR; this is translated from the coding sequence ATGATGCGCTTCAGCAACAACCTGCGCAGATTCCGCTGGGTGGTCTTCACAGGGTGGCTACTGGCTGTGCTCGTCGCGCTCTACCTGGCCGGCACCCAGTCCGGTCATCTCACCGGCGGCGGCTTCGAAGTCCAGGGATCGCAGTCGCTGCACGTGCAGTACCAGCTCGAGGATCACTTTCCCGAGCAGGGCGCCTCTCCGCTCGCCCTGGTGGCCGCGCCCCGCGCCGACGCCACCTACCGGGACATGAAGGACGCCGTCGCGCTGCTACAGCGGACCGCGAGCGAGGTTCCCAGCGTGACGGTGCTGCCGGATACGACGCAGCCGCCGCCGCGGCCGGACCGTCCTTATGTGGTGTCCCTGCGGGTGGACTTCAACAACACCGGCGCGGTCGACGTCGCCAAGAAGCTGCGCACGAAGCTGGGCGTGGACGGCGAACATCCCGGCCGGATCGCGAACGGTTCGGTGAACCTCTACGTGATCGGGCAGGGCGCACTCGGCGCCGCGGCATCGGCAAAGACCAAGCAGGACATCGGCAAGGCCGAGCGGTGGAATCTGCCGATCGTGTTGATCGTGTTGCTGGCGGTGTTCGGCTCACTGGCCGCCGCCGCGATCCCGCTGGCGCTCGGAATCGGCACGGTGATCGTCACCATGGGGCTGGTCTATCTGCTGTCGATGTTCACCGCGATGTCGGTGTTCGTCACCTCGACGGTGTCGATGTTCGGGATCGCGCTGGCGATCGACTATTCGCTTTTCATCCTGATGCGTTACCGCGAGGAATTGCGGGCCGGCCGCCAACCGCAGGAGGCCGTCGACGCGGCGATGGCGACGTCCGGGCTTGCGGTGGTGCTGTCGGGTCTCACCGTGGTGGCCTCCCTGACCGGGATTTATCTGATCAACACGCCGGTGCTGGTGTCGATGGCCACGGGGGCGATCCTGTCGGTCTCGGTGGCGGTGCTGGCGTCGGTCAGCCTGACTCCGGTGGTGCTGGCCGTGTTCGGCCGGGCGGTGGCCAAACGGTCGGCGATGCTGCACTGGGCGCGCAGCCCACAGACCGCCCAGTCGCGGTTCTGGACCAGCTGGACGGCGTCGGTGATGCGCCGCCCCTGGGTATCGGCCTTGGTGGCTGCGGGATTCCTGCTGGCCCTCGCGGCGCCGGCGTTGTCGCTGTCGCTGGGCAACAGCATGCTTCGCCAGTTCGACTCCTCCCACGAGATCCGGGGCGGGGTGGCCGCGGCGGCCCAAGCCCTCGGCCCGGGTGCCCTGGGGCCGATCCGGGTGTTGGTGACCATCCCCGGCGCGAATGCGTCGGCGCCCGCCCACGCCAAGACCTTCGCGGCGATCCGCCGGGAGATGACGCAGGCGCCCCACATCGCTTCGGTGTCCCCGCCGGTGTTCGGCAATGACAACAGCAGCGGCCTGCTGTCTGCGGTGCTGTCCGTCGATCCCGAGGACATGGCCGCACGGACCACCGTCGACTGGATGCGCGAACACCTGCCGGCGGCGGCCGGTTCGCCGGCGGTGCAGGTGGATGTCGGCGGGCCGACCGCGTTGATCAAGGACTTCGACGACCGGGTTGCGGCGGCCGAACCCGTGGTGCTGATTTTCGTGGCGCTGATCGCCTTCCTGATGCTGTTGGTCTCGATCCAGTCGGTGTTCCTGGCGCTCAAGGGCGTCGTGATGACGGTGCTGTCGGTGGCGGCTGCCTACGGCAGCCTGGTGATGGTGTTCCAGTGGGGCTGGCTGGAACGGTTCGGGTTCGCATCGTCGGGTTCCATCGACACGTTCATCCCGCCGCTTGTGCTGGCGATGACGTTCGGCTTGTCGATGGACTATGAGATCTTCCTGCTGACCCGGATCCGTGAGCGTTTCCTGCAGACCGGCAACACCCACGACGCCGTGGCCTACGGGGTGAGTACCAGTGCGCGCACCATCACCAGCGCCGCCCTGATCATGATCGCGGTGTTCATCGGTTTCGCGTTCGCCGGGATGCCCCTGGTCGCCGAGCTGGGCGTGGCCTGCGCCGTGGCGATCGCGGTCGACGCCACCGTGGTGCGGTTGGTGCTGGTCCCTGCACTGATGGCGATGTTCGCCGAGTGGAACTGGTGGCTACCGCGCTGGCTGGCTCGGATCCTGCCGTCGGTGGACTTCGAAAAGCCGCTGCCCACGGTGGATCTGGGCGACGTCGTGGTGATCCCCGATGACATCTCCGCCCTGATCACGCCCAGCGCCGACCTTCGCGTGGTGGTCAAGTCGGCGGCCCGGCTCAAAGGGCTGGTTCCCGACGCGATCTGTGTCAGCGACCCGTTGGCGCTGCGCGGCTGCGGCGTGGCTGAGGTCGTCACCAGCAAGATCGAAGCGCTGCCGGTCAGCACGCCCGCGGCGGGACCGTCGCCAGCAGGCGGCAGATCGAGAAGCCATGCGCTGGCCCGGCTGGCAGGTGGCTGGCAGGCACGTACCGGTACCGACCGGGCGCAGCCCCGCACCATCCGGCCGGTTCACCCGGTCACCGTGTGGCGACGCCGGCTCGCGGTTGCGCTCGACGCGCTGGAGACCGAGTCGTGGGCTGCCAATGAGATCGGGCTCGATGTCCCGGCGCTGACCCGGTGCCGGCCGATGGAGACGGCCGCCGTCCAATTGCCCACCGGTGACCGACTGCAGATCCCCACCGGCGCCGAGACCCTGCGCCTGGCGGGCTATCTGGTGCTGGCCCGCAACAGCGCCCGGGACTACGCCGGGCTGGCCGAGCTCGCCGACGCGCTCGGCCCGAAAACGGTTGCTGGGGCACTGACCGGAATCGATGCGTACTACTCTGGTCAACCAGCCGACGGACACTGGATGGCCACCCAACTGGTCTGTCGGCTCGCCGATCCGGAGCCCACCGCACGCGGCGACTACGCCTCCGGCGACGATGCGCTTGGAGCGAGTACGGACTGGGAACACGTCCAAGGGCGCTGCCTGGCAGTTGCCGTGGCGATGCTGGAGGAGGCGAGGTGA
- a CDS encoding MMPL family transporter, whose translation MFAWWGRTVYRYRFIVIGVMVALCLGGGVYGMSLGEHVTQSGFYDEGSQSVQASIVGDEVYGRDRTSHVVAVFTAPKGETVDDPEWFDAIKSGLNKVKNDHPDQIMSWVGYFTNPEALANMADPEKKHAFASIQIKGDDDDTILKNYQAAESDLQKLDGGKVELGGLQPIASELTGTIATDQQRMEVLALPLVAVVLFFVFGGVVAASLPVIVGGLSIAGATGILRFAAMFGPINFFAQPVVSLIGLGIAIDYGLFVVSRFREEIAEGYDTEAAVRRSVMTAGRTVVFSAVLIIVSGASLLVLPQGFVKAITYAIFASVGLAALLSITLLPAILGVLGKNVDALGVRTLYRIPFLRDWELHNRVIGWLAEKTQKTKTREEVEAGFWGKLVNYVMQRPLAFAIPIVIAMVLLIIPLGKLTFGGMSEKYLPPDNTARVAQEHFDEIFPGFRTEKLTLVIKSTTDKPVTDQQVADVRNRAMAISGFVVPDDDPTEMWKQRPYLPGASKDESVKVIENGLVNRNDAAQKIKALRAMSTPKGLEVLVGGTPALEQDSIHALVAQGPLMLVILLITTTLLMFLAFGSLVLPLKAAVMSALTLGSTMGILTWMFVDGHGAGLLNFTPTPLMVVVIALVVAVGWGLATDYEVFLVSRMVEARESGMSTTEAIRIGTATTGRLITAAALILAVVAASFVFSDLVMMKYLAFGLMAALLLDATVVRMFLVPSVMKLLGDDCWWAPRWMKRIQNRIGLGEIRLPDERRRVTRRPATAAVAPTPVGAGAPRPTHDPTHPAPGRGAPARSRPAEQLPTRPVSGNPSNARTNRITTGPAEPPTTRFSAAEPTTERVPSPSKDSPGPGEQEREIESWLGELRGGREAAQSRRSRQGETDSEASDERTRSLPKPTENAGDVENAPTTAIPAQGSQGDPENPATEKLTAVGDQAGDDAAANPQTPQRRGAAGGLSAAELLRREGRY comes from the coding sequence GTGTTCGCCTGGTGGGGTCGAACTGTATACCGCTACCGGTTCATCGTAATCGGCGTGATGGTGGCGCTCTGCCTGGGTGGCGGGGTCTACGGAATGAGCCTGGGTGAGCACGTCACTCAGAGCGGCTTTTACGACGAGGGCAGCCAGTCGGTGCAGGCGTCGATCGTCGGCGACGAAGTCTACGGCCGGGACCGCACCAGCCATGTGGTTGCGGTCTTCACCGCGCCCAAGGGCGAGACGGTCGACGACCCGGAATGGTTCGACGCGATCAAGAGCGGGCTCAACAAGGTCAAGAACGACCACCCCGATCAGATCATGAGCTGGGTCGGCTACTTCACCAATCCCGAGGCGCTGGCCAACATGGCCGACCCGGAGAAGAAGCACGCCTTCGCGTCGATCCAGATCAAGGGCGACGACGACGACACCATCCTGAAGAATTACCAGGCTGCCGAGTCGGACCTGCAGAAACTCGACGGCGGCAAGGTCGAGCTCGGTGGTCTGCAGCCGATCGCCAGTGAATTGACCGGCACCATCGCCACCGACCAACAGCGCATGGAGGTGCTGGCGCTGCCGCTGGTCGCAGTGGTGCTGTTCTTCGTGTTCGGCGGCGTGGTCGCGGCCAGCCTGCCGGTGATCGTCGGTGGGCTGAGCATCGCCGGCGCAACTGGCATCCTGCGCTTCGCCGCCATGTTCGGGCCGATCAACTTCTTCGCCCAGCCGGTGGTCTCGCTGATCGGTCTGGGTATTGCGATCGACTACGGGTTGTTCGTGGTGAGCCGATTCCGTGAGGAGATCGCCGAGGGCTACGACACCGAAGCAGCGGTCCGCCGGTCGGTGATGACGGCCGGTCGCACCGTGGTGTTCTCGGCGGTGCTGATCATCGTCTCGGGAGCCAGCCTGCTCGTGCTGCCGCAGGGATTCGTCAAGGCGATCACGTACGCGATCTTCGCCTCTGTGGGCCTGGCCGCGCTGCTGTCGATCACCTTGCTGCCCGCCATCCTGGGCGTGCTGGGCAAGAACGTGGACGCGCTCGGGGTGCGCACCCTGTACCGAATCCCGTTCCTGCGGGACTGGGAACTCCACAATCGCGTCATCGGCTGGCTGGCCGAGAAGACCCAGAAGACCAAGACCCGCGAAGAGGTCGAGGCCGGGTTCTGGGGCAAGTTGGTCAACTACGTGATGCAGCGGCCGCTGGCGTTCGCGATCCCGATCGTGATCGCGATGGTCTTGCTGATCATCCCGTTGGGCAAGCTGACCTTCGGCGGGATGAGCGAGAAATACCTGCCGCCGGACAACACCGCTCGGGTGGCCCAGGAACACTTCGACGAGATCTTCCCCGGCTTCCGCACCGAGAAGCTGACGCTGGTGATCAAGAGCACCACCGACAAACCGGTCACCGACCAGCAGGTTGCCGACGTCCGCAACCGCGCGATGGCGATCAGCGGGTTCGTCGTCCCCGACGATGACCCCACCGAGATGTGGAAGCAGCGGCCCTACCTGCCCGGCGCCTCCAAGGACGAGTCGGTCAAAGTCATCGAGAACGGCTTGGTCAACCGCAACGACGCCGCGCAGAAGATCAAAGCGCTGCGCGCCATGAGCACACCCAAGGGCTTGGAGGTGCTGGTCGGCGGGACACCCGCACTGGAGCAGGACAGTATCCACGCGCTGGTCGCCCAAGGACCGTTGATGCTGGTGATCTTGCTGATCACCACGACGCTGCTGATGTTCCTGGCGTTCGGGTCTCTGGTGCTGCCGTTGAAGGCGGCGGTGATGAGCGCGTTGACGCTTGGCTCGACGATGGGCATCTTGACCTGGATGTTCGTCGACGGGCACGGCGCCGGGCTGTTGAACTTCACCCCGACCCCACTGATGGTGGTGGTCATTGCGCTCGTCGTTGCGGTGGGCTGGGGTCTGGCCACCGACTACGAGGTGTTCCTGGTCTCCCGGATGGTGGAGGCCCGAGAATCCGGGATGTCGACCACCGAGGCGATCCGGATCGGCACCGCCACCACCGGCCGGCTGATCACCGCGGCCGCACTGATCCTCGCGGTGGTAGCCGCGTCGTTCGTGTTCTCCGACCTGGTGATGATGAAGTACCTGGCGTTCGGTCTGATGGCGGCACTGTTGCTGGACGCCACCGTGGTCCGGATGTTCCTGGTGCCGTCGGTGATGAAACTGCTCGGCGACGACTGCTGGTGGGCACCGCGCTGGATGAAACGAATCCAGAACCGGATCGGTCTGGGCGAGATCCGGCTGCCCGACGAGCGGCGCCGGGTGACCCGCCGTCCCGCGACCGCAGCCGTCGCGCCGACCCCGGTGGGTGCGGGCGCCCCGCGCCCCACGCATGACCCCACCCACCCCGCCCCGGGCCGCGGCGCACCGGCACGGTCGCGTCCGGCAGAACAGCTTCCGACCCGGCCGGTGAGCGGCAATCCGTCCAACGCCCGGACCAATCGGATCACCACCGGCCCGGCCGAACCGCCTACCACCCGCTTCTCCGCCGCCGAGCCGACGACGGAGCGGGTACCGTCGCCCAGCAAAGACTCGCCGGGCCCGGGCGAGCAGGAACGTGAGATCGAGTCCTGGCTGGGTGAGCTGCGCGGCGGCCGCGAGGCGGCGCAGTCCCGGCGCAGCCGGCAGGGCGAGACCGATTCGGAGGCGTCCGACGAGCGGACCCGGTCACTGCCCAAACCGACCGAGAACGCGGGCGACGTCGAGAACGCCCCCACCACGGCCATCCCGGCTCAGGGCTCGCAAGGCGACCCGGAGAACCCGGCCACCGAGAAGCTCACCGCTGTCGGCGACCAGGCCGGTGACGACGCGGCGGCCAACCCGCAGACCCCCCAGCGGCGCGGTGCTGCCGGCGGTCTCAGCGCGGCTGAACTGCTGCGTCGGGAGGGTCGGTACTGA
- a CDS encoding lysylphosphatidylglycerol synthase transmembrane domain-containing protein yields MAPQRPGGKYRWVRPALVGLVAVVLAVEIALVWDQVFAAWCSLCRADGGWLVGAVVAAAASMHSFAQIQRTLLGSAGVHVTQRRSEAAFYAANSLSTTLPGGPVLSTTFLYRQQRRWGASPVVASWQLVMSGVLQAVGLALLGLGGAFLLGARNNPFSVLFTLGGFIALLLLAQAVASRPELIDGIGVRVLSWVNSVRTRPVDAGLATWRRMLGQLESVSLGRRDLSTAFGWSLFNWVADVACLACAAYATGGRASVAGLTVAYAAARAAGTIPLVPGGLLVVEAVLVPGLVSSGLTLPDAISAVLIYRMISWLLISAAGWVVFFFVFRTDNAAGQDTDDYASVLSEPPPVGSPHRPQGHSPASRSPAGRPRASRHPAGRPEPARPAVAPASAAG; encoded by the coding sequence GTGGCTCCGCAGCGCCCCGGTGGCAAATACCGTTGGGTGCGCCCGGCACTCGTGGGCCTGGTCGCGGTGGTGCTCGCGGTCGAAATCGCGCTGGTGTGGGACCAGGTCTTCGCCGCATGGTGCAGCCTCTGCCGCGCCGACGGCGGCTGGCTGGTGGGGGCGGTGGTGGCCGCGGCCGCGTCGATGCACAGTTTCGCGCAGATCCAGCGGACCCTACTGGGCTCGGCCGGAGTGCACGTCACGCAGCGGCGGTCCGAGGCCGCCTTCTACGCCGCCAACTCGCTCAGTACCACCCTGCCCGGCGGCCCGGTGCTGTCGACCACCTTCCTGTACCGGCAGCAACGACGCTGGGGTGCGTCCCCGGTGGTGGCGTCGTGGCAGCTGGTGATGTCGGGGGTGCTGCAGGCCGTCGGGCTTGCGCTGCTGGGCCTGGGTGGCGCGTTTCTCCTCGGCGCCCGCAACAATCCCTTCTCCGTGCTGTTCACCCTGGGCGGCTTCATCGCGCTGCTGCTGCTGGCGCAGGCGGTCGCCTCGCGACCCGAGCTGATCGACGGCATCGGCGTCCGCGTGCTGTCCTGGGTCAACTCGGTGCGCACCCGGCCCGTTGACGCCGGGCTTGCGACCTGGCGCCGGATGCTGGGCCAACTGGAGTCGGTGAGCCTGGGCCGCCGCGATCTGTCGACGGCGTTCGGCTGGTCGCTGTTCAACTGGGTCGCCGACGTCGCCTGCCTGGCTTGCGCCGCCTATGCGACCGGTGGGCGGGCATCGGTTGCCGGTTTGACGGTGGCCTACGCCGCCGCCCGCGCGGCGGGAACGATTCCCCTGGTCCCCGGTGGCCTGTTGGTCGTGGAAGCCGTGCTGGTGCCGGGCCTGGTGTCCAGCGGCCTGACCCTGCCAGACGCCATTTCGGCAGTGTTGATCTACCGGATGATCAGCTGGTTGCTGATCTCAGCAGCGGGCTGGGTGGTGTTCTTCTTCGTCTTCCGCACCGACAACGCGGCCGGCCAGGACACCGACGACTACGCATCGGTCCTCAGCGAACCGCCACCGGTTGGGTCACCGCACCGGCCGCAGGGCCACTCACCGGCAAGCCGGTCACCGGCAGGCCGCCCCCGGGCAAGCCGCCACCCGGCAGGCCGCCCTGAGCCTGCACGGCCTGCAGTAGCCCCAGCATCTGCGGCAGGCTGA
- a CDS encoding M13 family metallopeptidase, whose product MTSPATRSGLDLTYIDSGVRPQDDLFGHVNGRWLDGYAMPPDRATDGAFRALFDRAEIQVRDLLTEAAGLASLDGGEAKLEPAHQPGESGAAAGTDERRIGDLYASFTDEQAVRERGVQPLRQELSAIDDAADRQALARVVGLGQRTGVGGGVGLYVDTDSKDSTRYLLHLSQSGIGLPDESYYREEQHAEILAAYPGHIAAMFALVYGGEPDEHAGTAARIVALETRLAGAHWDVVKRRDAELTYNLRTFAGLPAEAPGFDWAGWVGALGLHPDTADELVVRQPDFLTAFAALWDSADFADWQDWARWRVIHARAGLLTEELIAEDFEFYGRRLSGTEQIRDRWKRGVSVVESLMGDAVGKLYVAKHFPPDAKARIDELVGNLREAYRVSITNLDWMTPETRERALAKLDKFTAKVGYPATWRDYSALVTDRADLYGNYLRGYAVNYDRELAKLGQPVDRDEWFMTPQTVNAYYNPGMNEIVFPAAILQPPFFDAQADDAANYGGIGAVIGHEIGHGFDDQGAKYDGDGNLIDWWTDADRAEFGSRTKALIAQYETYVPRDLDGDRHVNGAFTVGENIGDLGGLSIALLAYQLSLAGAEAPVIDGLTGTQRVFFGWAQVWRTKSRVAEAVRRLAVDPHSPPEFRCNGVIRNMDAYYDAFGVTPDDALYLEPSSRVRIWN is encoded by the coding sequence GTGACCTCACCAGCCACTCGATCGGGCCTTGATCTCACCTATATAGATAGTGGCGTCCGGCCGCAGGACGACTTGTTCGGTCATGTCAACGGCCGCTGGCTCGACGGCTACGCGATGCCGCCGGACCGCGCCACCGACGGAGCCTTCCGGGCCTTGTTCGACCGGGCCGAGATCCAGGTCCGCGACCTGCTCACCGAGGCCGCCGGTTTAGCGAGCCTCGACGGAGGAGAGGCGAAGCTGGAACCGGCGCATCAGCCCGGCGAGTCGGGCGCGGCCGCCGGCACCGACGAGCGCCGGATCGGCGACCTCTACGCCAGCTTCACCGACGAGCAGGCCGTACGCGAGCGCGGGGTGCAGCCGCTGCGCCAGGAGCTGTCCGCGATCGACGACGCCGCTGACCGCCAGGCCCTGGCACGGGTGGTGGGCCTAGGTCAGCGCACCGGGGTCGGCGGCGGCGTCGGGCTCTATGTGGACACCGACTCCAAGGACTCGACCCGCTACCTGCTGCACCTGAGCCAGTCAGGCATCGGACTGCCCGATGAGTCCTACTACCGCGAGGAACAACACGCCGAGATCCTGGCCGCCTACCCGGGTCACATCGCGGCGATGTTTGCCCTGGTCTACGGCGGAGAACCGGACGAGCATGCCGGGACCGCGGCACGCATCGTCGCGCTGGAGACCCGGTTGGCGGGCGCGCACTGGGACGTGGTGAAGCGCCGCGATGCCGAGCTGACCTACAACCTGCGCACCTTCGCCGGGCTGCCGGCCGAGGCGCCCGGCTTCGACTGGGCGGGCTGGGTGGGCGCACTCGGTCTGCACCCCGACACCGCCGACGAACTGGTGGTGCGGCAACCGGACTTCCTGACGGCGTTCGCCGCGCTGTGGGACAGTGCGGATTTCGCGGACTGGCAGGACTGGGCACGGTGGCGGGTCATTCATGCTCGCGCCGGACTCCTGACCGAGGAGTTGATCGCCGAGGACTTCGAGTTCTACGGACGCCGGCTGTCGGGCACCGAGCAGATCCGGGACCGCTGGAAGCGCGGCGTGTCCGTGGTCGAGTCGCTGATGGGTGATGCCGTCGGAAAGCTTTACGTGGCAAAGCATTTCCCGCCGGACGCCAAGGCGCGCATCGACGAGCTGGTCGGCAACCTGCGTGAGGCCTACCGGGTGAGCATCACCAACCTGGACTGGATGACCCCGGAAACGCGGGAGCGGGCGTTGGCCAAGCTGGACAAGTTCACCGCCAAGGTCGGCTATCCCGCAACGTGGCGGGACTACTCCGCACTGGTCACCGATCGAGCCGACCTCTACGGCAACTACCTGCGCGGCTACGCGGTCAACTACGACCGTGAACTGGCCAAGCTGGGCCAGCCGGTGGACCGCGACGAATGGTTCATGACACCGCAGACCGTCAACGCCTACTACAACCCGGGGATGAACGAGATCGTCTTCCCCGCTGCGATCCTGCAACCGCCGTTCTTCGACGCGCAAGCCGACGACGCGGCCAACTACGGCGGTATCGGTGCGGTGATCGGCCACGAGATCGGACACGGCTTCGACGACCAGGGCGCCAAGTACGACGGCGACGGCAACCTGATCGACTGGTGGACCGACGCCGACCGTGCCGAATTCGGTTCCCGCACTAAGGCATTGATTGCGCAGTATGAGACCTACGTGCCGCGCGACCTGGATGGCGACCGCCACGTGAACGGCGCGTTCACCGTCGGGGAGAACATCGGCGATCTCGGCGGGCTCTCGATAGCACTGCTCGCCTACCAGTTGTCACTGGCCGGCGCCGAGGCTCCGGTGATCGACGGCCTGACCGGTACCCAGCGGGTTTTCTTCGGCTGGGCGCAGGTGTGGCGCACCAAATCCCGTGTTGCCGAGGCGGTGCGGCGCCTGGCGGTGGATCCGCACTCGCCGCCGGAGTTCCGCTGCAACGGGGTGATCCGCAACATGGACGCCTACTACGACGCCTTCGGCGTCACACCAGACGACGCGCTCTACCTGGAGCCCTCGTCGCGGGTTCGCATCTGGAACTGA